A window of the Dyadobacter pollutisoli genome harbors these coding sequences:
- a CDS encoding GDSL-type esterase/lipase family protein, translating to MTWYEEEVVRVEKEFSELTYEPETVFYGSSSFTLWTSLYDDFAELKPVNLGFGGSTLAACSWFFDRLLAPVTSAKTIIIYAGDNDLGDGRDPAEVCLFYRQLIAQIRQSFGNVPVFFISVKPSLQRWEIIDRIKLTNTLIREEIGKDAFQHFIDIYPSMVNYQGYPRKSLFEPDGLHLSRDGYALWRKIILENLNASVRSEELLKAP from the coding sequence ATGACCTGGTATGAAGAAGAAGTCGTAAGGGTGGAAAAAGAGTTTTCGGAGCTGACTTATGAGCCGGAGACGGTTTTTTACGGAAGTTCCAGTTTTACTTTGTGGACCTCTCTCTATGATGATTTTGCTGAGCTGAAACCGGTTAATCTCGGCTTCGGCGGATCAACACTGGCGGCCTGCTCCTGGTTTTTTGATAGGCTTCTGGCACCTGTTACTTCGGCCAAAACAATCATTATCTACGCCGGCGACAACGATCTTGGCGACGGTCGTGATCCGGCGGAAGTTTGCCTGTTTTATCGTCAGCTGATTGCTCAGATCCGGCAGAGCTTCGGTAACGTTCCTGTGTTTTTTATATCTGTAAAACCCAGTCTTCAACGCTGGGAAATTATTGACAGAATCAAGCTGACCAATACCTTGATCCGTGAGGAGATCGGCAAAGATGCGTTTCAGCATTTTATCGACATTTACCCCTCGATGGTCAATTACCAGGGGTATCCCAGAAAATCCCTTTTCGAACCGGACGGACTGCACCTGAGCCGCGACGGTTATGCGTTGTGGAGAAAAATCATACTCGAAAATCTGAATGCCTCGGTTCGCTCCGAGGAACTACTAAAAGCACCATAA
- a CDS encoding aldo/keto reductase — protein MKQLFSRREVVQGLAAAGGALLLNPLPTLAENNGPMILQRKIPASGEQLPVVGLGSWQQFDVGASSAERVPLKEVLIKMQEAGGKVIDASPMYGRAEEVIGDLTKEIKLNDQFFFATKVWTTGKQEGIDQMNDSFRKMGRSKMDLMQVHNLQDWQTHLKTLKDWKQQGKVKYIGITHYTDSAHSRLEQIVKSKAVDFVQFNYSILSRNAEKSLLHAARENGVAVIINEPFEQGALFRAVKGKTLPPWAGDYDIKSWAQFFLKYIIGNEAVTCVIPGTSDVKHLLDNIGAGLGRIPDEQGRKKMLEWMETV, from the coding sequence ATGAAGCAACTTTTTTCAAGGCGGGAAGTTGTACAGGGCCTGGCCGCCGCAGGGGGGGCGCTGCTGTTGAACCCGTTGCCAACACTTGCCGAAAACAATGGACCGATGATTTTACAAAGAAAAATACCTGCATCAGGAGAACAGCTACCCGTCGTCGGACTAGGCTCCTGGCAGCAATTTGATGTTGGGGCAAGCTCGGCGGAAAGAGTGCCTTTGAAAGAAGTATTGATCAAGATGCAGGAAGCTGGCGGAAAGGTAATCGATGCATCGCCTATGTATGGCCGTGCTGAGGAGGTAATCGGTGATCTGACCAAGGAAATCAAATTGAATGATCAGTTTTTCTTTGCTACCAAAGTCTGGACTACCGGAAAACAGGAGGGGATCGATCAGATGAATGATTCATTTAGAAAAATGGGACGCAGTAAAATGGATCTGATGCAGGTTCACAATTTGCAGGATTGGCAAACCCATTTGAAAACGCTGAAAGATTGGAAACAGCAAGGTAAAGTAAAATACATTGGAATTACTCATTACACGGACTCTGCTCATTCGCGCCTCGAACAGATCGTGAAGTCAAAAGCTGTTGATTTTGTGCAGTTTAATTACTCGATCCTATCGCGTAATGCAGAAAAAAGCCTGCTTCATGCTGCCAGAGAAAACGGGGTCGCTGTGATCATTAATGAACCGTTTGAGCAAGGCGCATTATTCAGGGCGGTTAAAGGAAAGACATTACCACCGTGGGCAGGCGATTATGACATTAAAAGCTGGGCGCAGTTCTTTTTGAAATATATTATTGGTAATGAAGCGGTTACCTGTGTGATACCAGGCACCTCCGATGTTAAACATTTGCTGGATAACATCGGAGCAGGACTGGGTAGGATCCCTGATGAACAGGGCCGCAAAAAAATGCTTGAATGGATGGAGACAGTTTAA
- a CDS encoding outer membrane protein assembly factor BamB family protein, with protein sequence MFKPILCIAASALLLLGARNISDDKKDEWTEYLGGPDRNHYSSLTQINPGNVKNLKIAWTYAMPDSGQTQVNPIIVDGLLYGVTSAVQAFALDAATGKQIWLFGDKSKNGSNTSRGLTYWSEGNDKRILHAMGPFLYALDARTGKVIDSFGDHGKVDLHTGLPEIAKGKYMVSNTPGTIFEDLIIMPLRLSEDSDAAPGDLRAFNVKTGKLEWTFHTIPYPGEFGYETFPPDAYKNTYTGAANNWAGTAIDRKRGILYVPTGSAGYDFYGGKRKGTNLFANSLLALDARTGKRIWHFQTMHHDIWDRDLPAPPNLITVTQKGPDGRSRKIDAVAQVSKQGYVFIFDRVTGKPLFPIKEVVAPKTALPGEFPWPSQPTPSKPAPYARQAYTLTEKDISPYAPDKDSLMIKFKGYKKELFAAPSKEGTVILPGFDGGAEWGGAAADPEEGILYVNSNEMAWILTMKDTPKESELSNLSPGEKVYTTYCVTCHGPQRKGNAKSGYPSLVDIGTRRDRPFVTQLITSGKGMMPGFTMLTSEEKQALVSFLFGDEKVEAVSATPASKRVYLPYQSTGYNKFLDANGLPAISPPWGTLNAINLNTGEYLWKIPFGEVESLKSKGVPTTGTENYGGPVVTASGLLFIAATKDGKFRAFDKKTGKLLWETTLPAAGFATPSTYQVNGKQYVVIACGGTKLGTKKGNQYVAFALE encoded by the coding sequence ATGTTCAAACCCATACTTTGCATTGCTGCCTCCGCATTACTGTTACTTGGCGCACGGAATATTTCTGACGATAAAAAAGATGAATGGACTGAGTATCTGGGTGGCCCGGATAGGAACCATTACTCGTCATTGACCCAGATCAATCCCGGTAATGTTAAGAATCTGAAAATAGCCTGGACCTACGCGATGCCGGATTCAGGGCAAACGCAGGTAAACCCGATTATCGTAGACGGCCTTCTGTATGGTGTCACTTCGGCTGTTCAGGCCTTTGCGCTGGACGCTGCTACGGGCAAACAGATCTGGCTTTTCGGTGATAAATCAAAAAATGGCTCCAATACCAGCAGAGGGCTTACCTATTGGAGCGAAGGCAACGACAAAAGGATCCTGCATGCAATGGGGCCATTTCTGTATGCGCTCGACGCCCGTACGGGTAAAGTGATTGACAGCTTTGGCGATCATGGAAAGGTAGACCTGCACACTGGTTTGCCCGAAATAGCGAAAGGTAAATACATGGTCTCCAACACACCAGGGACCATTTTTGAAGATCTGATCATCATGCCGCTTCGTCTTTCAGAAGACTCTGACGCTGCGCCTGGTGATCTCAGGGCTTTTAATGTTAAAACAGGTAAATTGGAATGGACATTTCACACCATTCCTTATCCGGGTGAATTCGGATATGAAACTTTTCCGCCGGATGCATACAAAAACACTTACACAGGCGCTGCCAACAACTGGGCAGGTACCGCTATCGACCGGAAACGCGGTATTCTGTACGTACCGACAGGCTCGGCGGGATACGATTTTTATGGAGGCAAAAGAAAGGGCACTAACCTTTTTGCCAATTCATTGCTCGCCTTGGATGCCCGCACCGGAAAGCGAATCTGGCATTTTCAGACTATGCACCATGACATTTGGGACCGCGATCTGCCCGCACCTCCTAACCTGATCACCGTTACCCAGAAAGGCCCCGACGGACGGTCTCGAAAGATCGATGCTGTGGCACAGGTTAGCAAACAAGGTTATGTCTTTATTTTTGACCGCGTGACAGGAAAACCCCTTTTTCCGATTAAAGAAGTTGTCGCGCCCAAAACAGCTTTACCCGGCGAATTCCCATGGCCCAGCCAGCCAACCCCAAGCAAACCCGCCCCCTACGCACGTCAGGCATATACATTGACTGAGAAAGATATCAGCCCATACGCACCGGATAAAGACTCTTTGATGATCAAATTCAAAGGATACAAAAAGGAACTCTTCGCCGCACCCAGCAAGGAAGGAACCGTAATTTTACCTGGATTTGACGGTGGCGCCGAGTGGGGAGGCGCAGCCGCCGACCCCGAAGAAGGGATCCTGTATGTGAATAGCAATGAAATGGCCTGGATTCTGACCATGAAAGATACGCCCAAAGAAAGCGAGCTTTCCAATCTCAGTCCCGGTGAAAAAGTGTACACTACTTACTGCGTCACCTGCCACGGGCCGCAGCGAAAAGGCAATGCCAAAAGTGGATATCCTTCTCTGGTGGATATCGGGACACGTCGTGACCGCCCATTTGTAACGCAACTGATCACATCTGGAAAAGGAATGATGCCGGGCTTCACTATGCTTACTTCGGAGGAAAAGCAGGCTTTGGTTTCGTTTTTGTTTGGTGATGAAAAAGTAGAGGCTGTGTCAGCTACACCAGCTTCGAAAAGGGTATACCTGCCCTATCAGAGCACGGGTTATAACAAGTTTTTGGACGCCAATGGTCTTCCTGCGATTTCACCGCCCTGGGGAACATTGAATGCGATTAATCTGAATACGGGAGAATATTTGTGGAAGATACCTTTCGGAGAAGTGGAATCACTGAAATCAAAAGGTGTACCAACAACCGGAACCGAAAATTACGGCGGCCCGGTTGTAACCGCCAGCGGCCTGCTTTTCATTGCTGCGACCAAAGACGGTAAATTCCGGGCATTTGATAAAAAGACCGGCAAACTTTTATGGGAAACCACACTTCCTGCCGCCGGATTTGCAACACCGTCCACCTATCAGGTGAATGGAAAACAGTATGTGGTCATTGCTTGCGGCGGTACCAAGCTGGGAACCAAAAAGGGAAACCAATACGTCGCCTTCGCTTTGGAATAG
- a CDS encoding sialate O-acetylesterase, with product MNRLFLVLLLIIHTSVFGQVKLARLFSDHVVLQRQKPIPVWGWTTAGEKVTVTLAGQTATAKADASGKWIVRINPLEAGGPHTLNVTAKSGTATVNDVLIGEVWLCSGQSNMEWPVSAAKNFAAEKQNADYPQVRHFRVDHEVTLQPEKDLKTGEWKIASSETVGGFTAIGFFFARELYQKLKIPVGILHSSWGGSQVEGWISKEAMLTDDGLKSYAQHLPQTWQDADLIMDSKLRKQLFKNASFTPSADDEKKYVGGAADFSHWQKTADPVGQWDWKGLMGFRGNGFMAKEITLPADIAAKQTVLSLSENDSPNEVYINGKLVSQGAVKGVKKITVPASIWKEGKNQLVIKLGNQVATSWFGPGFIGSANDLYIEVGGTKISLAKDWMLMPSFAEKHEYAHLMNNVGTSIYNAMIVPLIPFGIRGALWYQGESNAGRAYQYRRSFPLMINDWRKLWNDEFSFYWVQLSSFGQENDSNKGSNWGELREAQNMTLSLPKTGMAVSTDVGNPLDIHPTNKQDVAHRLATNALKLDYGQNIPYASPLYDKVQFEDGKAIVSFKNAENGLMVKDKYGYLKGFEIAGDDKVFYYAQAVIKGNTVVVSHPKVTKPASVRYAWSDAPEDANLYSTDGFPASGFRSDTWPGITVNSKFE from the coding sequence ATGAACCGTTTGTTTTTAGTTCTGTTACTGATTATTCACACCAGTGTCTTTGGCCAGGTCAAGCTAGCCCGTTTATTTTCTGATCACGTGGTGCTGCAACGCCAGAAACCGATCCCTGTTTGGGGCTGGACTACGGCGGGTGAAAAGGTAACTGTAACGCTGGCAGGCCAGACCGCCACTGCAAAAGCAGACGCTTCCGGCAAATGGATTGTACGGATTAATCCTCTCGAAGCAGGCGGCCCGCACACGCTGAATGTCACTGCCAAATCCGGCACAGCGACCGTTAATGATGTGCTGATCGGCGAAGTATGGCTCTGTTCGGGGCAATCGAATATGGAATGGCCGGTATCGGCTGCGAAAAACTTCGCGGCCGAAAAACAGAATGCAGACTACCCGCAGGTCCGTCACTTCAGGGTGGATCATGAAGTGACATTGCAGCCCGAAAAAGATCTTAAAACGGGAGAATGGAAAATCGCTTCTTCTGAGACTGTCGGCGGGTTTACAGCTATCGGCTTCTTTTTCGCCAGGGAATTGTATCAAAAACTTAAAATACCGGTGGGCATATTGCATTCGTCGTGGGGCGGCTCGCAGGTGGAAGGCTGGATCAGCAAAGAAGCCATGCTCACCGATGACGGCCTGAAATCCTACGCCCAGCATTTGCCGCAAACCTGGCAGGATGCTGACTTGATCATGGATAGCAAACTTAGAAAACAACTATTCAAAAATGCTTCCTTTACCCCTTCCGCAGATGATGAAAAGAAATATGTAGGTGGTGCCGCCGATTTTTCCCATTGGCAAAAAACGGCCGATCCGGTCGGACAATGGGACTGGAAAGGTTTGATGGGCTTTCGTGGAAACGGTTTTATGGCCAAAGAAATCACGCTTCCCGCAGATATCGCTGCTAAGCAAACCGTTTTGTCGCTCTCCGAAAATGATAGTCCAAATGAGGTTTATATTAATGGCAAACTAGTTAGCCAGGGCGCGGTAAAAGGGGTGAAAAAGATCACTGTGCCTGCCAGTATTTGGAAAGAAGGAAAAAATCAGCTCGTCATCAAGCTAGGGAATCAGGTTGCTACTTCGTGGTTTGGCCCGGGCTTTATTGGATCTGCCAACGATTTATACATTGAGGTTGGGGGTACTAAAATCAGCTTGGCGAAGGATTGGATGCTCATGCCTTCTTTTGCTGAAAAACATGAGTATGCACACCTGATGAACAATGTCGGTACCAGCATTTACAATGCGATGATCGTGCCGCTGATCCCGTTTGGCATCAGGGGCGCATTGTGGTATCAGGGTGAAAGTAATGCAGGCAGGGCGTACCAGTACCGCCGGTCGTTTCCATTGATGATCAATGATTGGCGTAAATTATGGAATGATGAATTCTCGTTTTACTGGGTACAGCTTTCTAGCTTCGGCCAGGAAAATGACAGTAATAAAGGCAGTAACTGGGGGGAGCTTCGCGAGGCGCAGAACATGACGCTCAGTCTGCCTAAAACAGGTATGGCCGTTTCTACTGACGTCGGAAACCCGCTCGACATTCATCCAACCAACAAACAGGATGTGGCCCACAGACTGGCAACCAATGCTTTGAAACTGGATTACGGCCAGAATATACCCTACGCCTCGCCATTATATGATAAAGTTCAGTTCGAGGATGGTAAAGCTATTGTTTCTTTTAAAAATGCGGAAAATGGGTTAATGGTAAAAGACAAATATGGTTATCTCAAAGGTTTTGAAATCGCCGGAGATGATAAAGTATTTTACTACGCCCAAGCCGTGATCAAAGGAAATACGGTGGTAGTATCACATCCCAAAGTAACCAAACCTGCCTCGGTAAGGTATGCCTGGTCGGACGCCCCGGAAGATGCCAATCTTTACAGTACCGACGGTTTTCCGGCAAGCGGTTTCAGAAGCGATACCTGGCCTGGCATTACCGTTAACAGTAAATTCGAATAG
- a CDS encoding glycosyltransferase, with protein MISIIICSADATDLLQVKLNIGRTIGVPYEIIAFDNSDGQRGICEVYNEGARTAKYEMLCFMHEDIEMKTVGWGGKVLEIFETNPGLGLLGIAGGGYKSLAPSSWYNYYLQENGGFYCNLIQGYKHTGKPEMLDYRNPKNEHLSKVACVDGCWFCSPKHIALKYGFDEKLLRKFHGYDLDFGIAISREFEAGVTFEILLKHYSEGNFNKSWMDEILKVHKKWSGVLPVNVDNVPKNHLKRIERDALEIFLQQSVDKGRYSKWELIKLIWTTRHSRVATFSFPYKLMIRLFKMKKTARSI; from the coding sequence ATGATATCGATTATAATATGTTCCGCCGATGCGACTGATCTGTTACAAGTCAAATTGAACATTGGCAGGACAATAGGAGTACCTTATGAAATCATTGCTTTCGACAATAGCGATGGCCAAAGGGGTATTTGTGAAGTTTATAATGAAGGTGCACGCACTGCCAAATATGAAATGCTCTGTTTCATGCATGAGGACATTGAAATGAAAACGGTGGGGTGGGGCGGCAAGGTTTTGGAGATTTTTGAAACAAACCCTGGGCTTGGACTTCTCGGAATTGCGGGCGGGGGCTATAAGTCACTGGCACCTTCCAGCTGGTACAATTACTATTTGCAGGAAAATGGCGGTTTTTATTGCAACTTGATACAAGGTTATAAGCATACCGGGAAACCTGAAATGCTTGACTATCGCAATCCTAAAAACGAGCACCTGTCGAAAGTTGCCTGTGTGGATGGCTGCTGGTTTTGCAGTCCAAAGCACATTGCATTGAAATACGGATTTGATGAAAAATTACTAAGAAAATTTCACGGATATGACCTTGATTTCGGCATTGCGATCAGTCGTGAGTTTGAAGCTGGTGTCACATTTGAGATTCTTCTTAAACATTACTCAGAGGGAAATTTCAATAAATCGTGGATGGACGAGATTTTGAAAGTTCACAAAAAGTGGAGTGGTGTTTTGCCAGTCAATGTAGATAACGTGCCCAAAAACCATTTAAAACGAATCGAGCGAGACGCCTTGGAAATCTTTTTGCAGCAAAGCGTTGACAAGGGAAGATACTCAAAATGGGAACTGATCAAACTAATTTGGACAACAAGGCATTCCCGAGTTGCCACATTCTCCTTTCCTTACAAGTTGATGATCAGGCTATTTAAAATGAAAAAAACAGCTCGTTCTATCTGA
- a CDS encoding glycosyltransferase family 2 protein gives MAPTEIDIIILSYARNEELKKITLDGIESLVKSEAPEKIKFNIIVIESNKSLKRYQYPNSKTVYPWKRFGYHRYMNIGIGMTKSKYVCICNNDLIFHEGWATEILKAFNADPELYSASPACSIHHSEQGFALDGRVHYGYEVRQELIGWCLFFKRDMLKTTGKLDPAFKFWFADNDYSNTLQKFGLKHALVTSSIVDHLESRTLKTKTTTEQLELTSRERFYYEYKWGGRSYFSYLNRVRKFYKELKKIR, from the coding sequence ATGGCACCCACAGAAATCGACATCATAATTCTGAGTTATGCAAGGAATGAGGAGCTCAAAAAAATTACATTGGACGGCATTGAAAGCCTTGTAAAGTCAGAAGCCCCGGAAAAGATCAAGTTCAATATCATTGTTATTGAATCCAATAAAAGTTTAAAACGATATCAATACCCTAACTCGAAAACAGTTTACCCCTGGAAGAGATTTGGTTACCACCGATATATGAACATTGGTATTGGCATGACCAAAAGTAAATATGTCTGCATTTGTAACAATGACCTGATTTTCCATGAAGGCTGGGCGACCGAGATCTTGAAGGCCTTTAATGCAGATCCGGAACTTTATAGCGCAAGTCCTGCATGCAGTATTCACCATTCCGAACAAGGTTTCGCGCTGGATGGCCGGGTACATTACGGCTATGAGGTGAGACAAGAGCTAATCGGCTGGTGCTTATTCTTCAAACGTGACATGCTGAAAACCACCGGGAAGCTTGATCCCGCATTCAAGTTCTGGTTCGCCGACAATGATTACAGCAACACGCTTCAAAAATTTGGTTTGAAACATGCACTGGTAACTTCTTCCATTGTGGACCATTTGGAAAGCCGGACGCTGAAAACAAAAACCACCACCGAACAGCTCGAACTGACGAGCCGTGAGCGGTTCTATTATGAATACAAATGGGGAGGCAGAAGCTACTTTTCCTACTTGAACCGGGTCAGGAAGTTTTACAAAGAGCTTAAAAAAATCAGATAG
- a CDS encoding glycosyltransferase family 2 protein, producing the protein MSKLVSIIIPSYNYGFVIEQTLENLLDQSYTNWEAIVVDDGSSDNTSEVVGKFAAKDSRISYIVQKNSGVSVARNLGFKHSKGDYIQFLDADDLLSKEKLTIQVEFMEQHPETDISYTDHLYFETDKPDIVYPDYEMNNHNWLPKVNAAGYEVVNTLIYSNIAVVSSPMLRREIIEKVNGFPEFSNYTEDWEFWFLCAINGAHYSFCDNDAAKTLIRIHHRNTSRNIQIMQAGELQFRRRIATSINNSTLLSPEEKEKLLDRNASSTQKLYKYMMYHANLVSVRQLKILHGLVNTKTFISYYFKALNYKRKALFKKSR; encoded by the coding sequence ATGAGTAAGTTAGTTAGCATTATCATTCCGTCCTACAATTACGGTTTCGTCATTGAGCAAACCCTGGAAAACCTTCTTGACCAAAGTTATACGAATTGGGAGGCCATTGTTGTAGACGATGGTTCCTCTGACAACACCAGCGAAGTCGTCGGAAAGTTTGCCGCAAAGGATTCACGGATCAGCTACATTGTTCAGAAAAACAGCGGTGTTTCGGTAGCGCGTAATTTGGGTTTCAAGCATTCCAAAGGCGATTACATCCAGTTTCTGGACGCAGATGATTTGTTAAGCAAAGAAAAGCTGACCATTCAAGTCGAATTTATGGAGCAGCATCCGGAGACTGACATTTCCTATACAGATCACCTGTATTTCGAAACAGACAAGCCCGACATTGTCTACCCCGACTATGAAATGAACAATCATAACTGGCTTCCAAAAGTCAATGCAGCGGGTTATGAAGTCGTTAACACATTGATTTATTCAAACATTGCCGTTGTCAGCAGTCCAATGCTACGACGAGAGATTATAGAAAAGGTAAATGGTTTTCCCGAGTTCAGTAACTACACGGAAGATTGGGAATTCTGGTTCCTGTGCGCCATCAATGGCGCACATTATAGTTTCTGCGATAATGATGCGGCTAAAACGCTGATCCGCATTCACCACAGAAATACCAGCCGGAACATTCAAATCATGCAGGCCGGCGAATTGCAATTCAGGAGGCGGATTGCAACGAGCATCAATAACTCGACGCTGCTCAGCCCTGAGGAAAAGGAGAAATTGCTGGATAGGAACGCATCCAGCACGCAGAAGCTGTACAAATACATGATGTACCATGCTAACCTAGTCAGTGTCCGTCAACTGAAAATCTTGCATGGCCTGGTCAATACCAAAACGTTTATTTCTTACTATTTCAAAGCGCTGAACTACAAGCGGAAAGCACTTTTCAAAAAATCCAGGTGA
- a CDS encoding glycosyltransferase family 2 protein: MESKPLISIALCTYNGSDFLKQQLDSILAQSVNNWEIVVVDDCSQDETRDIIKAYAECDARFHVHYNDQNLGYNKNFEKALKLCKGEYIAICDQDDIWDKDKLKFQLEAIKENLMVYHDSLFMDRTGKSMGTKISDKFNFYRGDRPEVFLYLNCVSGHSILMKNSVLPLALPFPEKFHYDQWLAYIATTHGTIDFVNQPLVQYRQHGKNNTDILAMHSASKSSNQKLEELKSESEWLQLCAEKANGKSKSFIVKLHALSIQRNNSIAGISYGLAIWNHKEILLSLLKKSNRSKFFWVLRKTWGSKIKKWL, from the coding sequence ATGGAAAGTAAACCGCTGATCTCGATAGCCTTGTGTACATACAATGGCAGCGATTTTTTGAAACAACAACTCGATTCCATTCTTGCGCAAAGTGTAAATAACTGGGAAATAGTTGTTGTCGATGATTGCTCGCAAGATGAAACCCGGGATATTATAAAAGCATATGCCGAGTGCGATGCGCGGTTTCATGTCCATTACAACGATCAAAATCTAGGTTATAACAAGAATTTCGAAAAAGCGTTAAAACTCTGTAAAGGAGAATACATTGCTATCTGTGACCAGGATGATATCTGGGATAAGGATAAGTTAAAATTCCAACTGGAAGCGATAAAGGAAAATTTAATGGTTTACCACGATTCCCTGTTCATGGACCGTACAGGGAAATCGATGGGAACGAAAATATCAGACAAATTCAACTTTTACAGAGGCGATCGTCCAGAAGTATTTTTGTATCTCAACTGCGTTTCAGGTCATAGCATTTTGATGAAAAACTCGGTTCTTCCGCTCGCGCTCCCGTTTCCAGAAAAATTCCATTACGATCAATGGCTGGCTTACATTGCCACAACGCACGGTACAATCGATTTTGTAAACCAACCTCTTGTGCAGTACCGGCAGCATGGTAAGAATAATACAGATATACTGGCTATGCATTCTGCATCAAAAAGCAGTAATCAGAAGTTAGAGGAATTGAAGAGCGAAAGTGAATGGTTACAGCTATGCGCCGAAAAGGCAAATGGAAAATCGAAGAGCTTTATTGTCAAACTGCATGCATTGAGTATCCAAAGAAACAATTCAATTGCCGGTATTTCTTATGGCCTTGCCATCTGGAATCATAAAGAGATACTACTTAGTCTGCTTAAAAAATCCAACAGAAGCAAATTCTTTTGGGTACTACGAAAAACCTGGGGGAGCAAGATAAAAAAATGGTTATGA